In Aedes albopictus strain Foshan chromosome 3, AalbF5, whole genome shotgun sequence, the genomic window tgaagtctgtaccAACTAATATGgctaccccggaacatctagcataggttccacggaggTGACATAGGGGACATTTCTGGattacaaccaaaacatgccgtgtgacGTATTAAACttaatgatttcgagagaatggggcagaaaaaaatgactgaagtatgtatcaattgatgtggccgctccggagcacctgaaacaggttccgcgggggcctctcaaacacaataacacacgaaataatcacttttagccatttggcaaaacagatacCTTCCCcatccccctgaccccagtacaatccggaataactccggaatggtacgggatattacatggccatttgagtgtaatatactttcaccaatttatgatcgattgagggcgacttcaaaaaaatcggatgaaaattgacgaaatgccagcattttgaaaatgagttgtcggtggtcgggtatgtgaaggttaaacaCGTGTTCCTTatgagactctacaaatagcaccttctgagattcttcttggagtttattcaagatttttttgaaagttccatctagaattgctccaggaactcctcacggggtttcttttggaatttctctatgacttcctttcaagattcttccaggagtttcttctgaaattcttctgaaagttccttgagggattccttttgagattcctccatatacatttcggatgttttcagaagcattttctgcgattcccagtaggaattcctgtaaaaatgctatccttctcctgttggggaaacctataaagaacaccatgagaaattccttacaaagctgctagaggagctccttaagatttttttggaggaattcttcaatgaagtTTTGTAGAAACTATAAAAGgcactcctggaataatgccgccaaaaacttagaaaatttttccttTGCAGTCTTAgcagcgtgcagtgccctatagcaagcagcaaactattgatcGTTGAAAGTATTTGGGCCTAATTGATTTTCATACACATTATTCTTGCATtattcattattctttacgcaggacttcaaaaacattttctaagttacagttgttgcgtccgatagctacatatcttatgaaaggaagccggcatttatgtccattatttgttatttacattaatgtgatggAAAAAAACAGATCAtgcaatatatatatatttttatttactggataatgatacttaaagcaagtaaaaaaatattaagcttagtagaaagctacgtagcatatcatgaaCCCCTTAGGGTTACCCCTATCCCCCTaacgtcacacttcgtcacaaaatcacaaacacccttctccctcccaaaaagctacgtcatttatggacgacccctaagcaGTTAGTCAattcaaaatgttcaaaaatctATTTGGATCCTTTACCAAAACTAAATCCAATTATAATTTTATTTGTGAACTTCATTCCAACGTGGACTGCTTCAGCCGTAGTTTGAACATTGCATCTACGATTTGCTGCAATATTTTCGCAATATTGCGTTTGGTGATAGGTAGAATTTGAATCTTGCTTGCCAGCAGCCACATGGGCAAATGAGTATAAAACGACCTTCATATCTAATCCACAGTGGCCCCTCAATACCAGTTACACACTATATACTGACCTGATCGATGATGGCTCATCATGGGGTACCGGCCTTGGCATAGCAGGGCCAGTGTTTCGGTCAGCTTTCGGCCGCAGTATCGGGAACGAGTGTGATGTAATAGTCCGTCCGCATTGCTACCGGATGGGGAGGCCAACGGCGAGCCATGGGCTCGACTGACGAAAAGCGAAAGCAGTGCCACCTGCATCACCACCATCAGCAGGGCTCGGAACAGGTTGATCGACCTGGATTGCATCTGGAACAAAGGAGAGATGAAACATATTTTTTGATCAGTAGGAGTCAAAAGTCACGTGCGAGGCGTGGCACCAATTTTGATTCGCATTGCTGTCGATGCTAGAAAATGGCGAACCAAACTACTGAAAACCTCAGTGAACAACTTCCTCAGTCCCAAAATGTTTACCGATGGACGACAACGCACAACAATCACGAAGGTGAAATTTTGACCCTGAAGCAGTCCACAGCGTGGTTCAGCCTAAAAATAACATCCCGGAATCAACAGCTGATGACGACGACTGCGACGATGGCAGAAGATCATATCTTGTTCGTAAACACAAATGTGATGAAAATCCACAAACAACAACGTCAACGGGTCATAGCAGTGCCGGCGCCGTCACGTAGCCGGACTATGGTGACTGCAAACCCCTTCTCAATCAGACGCGATGAACCGTTGTTGCTAACAACAACGCGGAGGGATCATGTGCGTACTGCGTATTGTGGATATAATGGAATACTTTCCGCGCAGAGTGTTTACTGTTTAGGCTATAGGACACCTTGGGGAGTTTCCCTGCCTTGACAACTTGATTTTCGGAGATTTCCCACGCCTATACTGAAGAGTGGGAATTTCCCACTTGAAATGATCGAAACCGGGAATTGGAACAGCTCCAACTGTTTATGACTCTACCTGTTATTTCTGATAGTTTCTGTCGCATGTGCATGCAAAATGAACGCCCGCGAAAGGGAGACCACAACAAACGCAAAAACCCTAGCATTGAAATCACTCGTTTGGTGCGTGATCAGCCGCATCGCCGCCGCGTGTATTTGCCGGTCTGCGGCCGTCGCATCGTCGTCGCTGGCTTAAGACAGGAAAGGCGCGGTAAGTGGTctagtcgacgtcgtcgtcgccgccgaccCATGCTGATGCATGCTCGTTAAACACGCTTGTTTTGTGCGAGCGAGCGGggcaatgggccttttcatttgacgtcttaaatcagctgattgttcgggcgtttgacagttcttctatgaagatgacacgttcttgttagcagctgttgttcaagctttgtaaacaaatgcatacacggatctgtcacatgaaaaggcctatgcaATTCCTTTGGTAGGTAGGTGGTTGGTTGAAATCGAACGCAACC contains:
- the LOC109403183 gene encoding LIRP, with the translated sequence MQSRSINLFRALLMVVMQVALLSLFVSRAHGSPLASPSGSNADGLLHHTRSRYCGRKLTETLALLCQGRYPMMSHHRSEYLSDQPQPQVEVEVATLPDSNGHGFPYSRSTGHRRVRRGGIYDECCKKSCSYAELRSYCE